TTAGCTTCATTTGATGGAATTGTAACTTTTGGGAAACCGCTTAGAAATAAGCAAAAACTAATTATTACAGATGCTGTTGGAAATCAAACTGAATATTTAGTTGAAAAAGGTAAGCAAATATTAGTTCATGAAGGTGAATTTGTTCATGCTGGTGAGTCTTTGACAGATGGTCAAGTGTCTCCTCACGATGTTTTAAAAATTTTAGGTGAAAAAGCTCTACATTACTTTATTGTATCTGAAGTACAACAAGTATATAGATCTCAAGGGGTAAATATTGCAGATAAACATATTGAGGTAATTACATCTCAAATGTTAAGACAAGTTTCGATAATCGACGGTGGAGATACAAAATTCATCATGGGTGATATGATTTCTAAAAAGAGATTTAAAATCGAAAATGAAAAAATAATAAGAATGGGTGGAAAACCAGCTATTGCAGAACCAGTTTTATTGGGAATCACAAGAGCAGCAGTTACATCTGATAGTATTATTTCAGCTGCATCATTCCAAGAGACTACAAAAGTTTTAACAGAAGCAGCAATTAGTGCAAAAATGGATATGCTTGAGGATTTAAAAGAGAATGTTGTAATAGGAAGAACAATTCCTGTTGGAACAGGGCTTTATAAAGACCAAAAAATTATCTTTTCAGAAGAGAAATAAATAGGGCAAAGCCCTATTTATAAAGATGGAAATAGTTCACTTTTTTTTTATCTTTGTTGCTATTGAACTTTTTGAGTCAAATTGGCAAAAGTCTTCTACTCTTTATGGTATGCTAGAAAATAATTTTTTAGTATATAAGAAGAATATCTTTTTATATTTTATTTTACACATATCATTTTTTTATTCACTTTACCTATCTATATCATCAAATAATTTTGGTTTTTGGATGAGTTCAATTTTAGCTTTAAAATTTTTTGATATTATTTTTAAACTTTCTATTATGAAAAAACTCTCAGATGGTATAAATATAAATGAAATAATACCTTTTGATGCAAATATTACGCCAATTCTTAGATATTTAAATGTATTAATTTATCCGCTACTTTTTATTTTTGCTACTACTTTATAAATTTTGTGATAGAATAATTAAAAATTTAAAAGGATAAAAATGCAATTTTTAATAATAGCTTATGATTATGATGATGCTTTTGAAAGAAGAATGCAATCAAGAGAACAACATATAATAAATACTAAAAAGATGATGGAAAGTGGAAATATTGTATCTGCTGGAGCTTTAATAGAGGATGATAAGATGGTTGGTTCATCTTTGTTTGTAGATTTTGATACTGATGAGGAACTTGATTTATGGCTTGAGGATGAACCTTATGTTGTAAACAGAGTTTGGAATATGGACGAAATTCAAATTGTTCCTGTAAAACTACTTCCAAAAAACTAATAACTAACTCATATAAGCCCATTTTATTGGGCTTTCTTTTTTTATAAAACAAAAATATTTTTTAACAATAAAAGGCTAAGTATGGAAACATTTGAAAAAACTACTTTAATAGATTGTAGTGCAAAAGAGCTATTTGATTTTCATCTTGATACAAATAACATTAAACTAATAACTCCAAAACATACAAAAGTGGAGCTGTTGGATTATGAAGACTCAACTTATGAGGGAAAAATAGTAAAGCTAAAAACTACGAGAGCTTTTATTTGTATGAATTGGATAATAAAAATTGAAAAATTAAAATATCCAAATTTACTTGTTGATGTGGCTTTAAAATCTCCTTTTTCTTATTGGGAACATAGCCATATATTTACTCAAAAAGGTAATTTATGTGAATTAAAAGATAGTATTAAGTTTAAATTACCTTTTGGTATATTTGGAAAATTGATTTTGCCATTTATTAAAAAAGATATAAAAAATATGTTTGAGTATAGACATATTCAAACAAAAAAATATTTTAGTAAAAAGGATTAAGATATGAGATTTATTTTGGGACTTTTTTTGTTTATAACAACTTTATTAGGAGATGAAAATATGAGTATATATGATATTGAAGTAAAAGATATAGATGGTAAAGTTTTTACTATGAAAAAGTATGAAAATAGAGTAATGTTAATTGTAAATGTTGCTAGTAAATGTGGTTTTACAAACCAATATGAGGGTTTAGAAGAGTTACATAAAAAATATTTTGATAAAGGATTATCAGTTTTAGGTTTTCCTTGTAATCAGTTTTTATCACAAGAACCAGGAACAGAAGATGAGATTAAAGAGTTTTGCTCATTAACTTATGGTGTAGAGTTTGAAATGTTTAGTAAAATTGATGTAAATGGAGAGAATGCTCACCCTTTATATAAATTTTTAAAAGAGAGTTCAAAAGGAGTTTTAGGAACTGAGGCTATAAAATGGAATTTTACAAAATTTTTAGTTGATAAAAATGGTAAAGTGGTAAAAAGATATGCTCCTAGTACAAAACCAAGTGAGATAGAAAATGATATTTTAAACTTACTTTAGAAATCTAAAAAACAGACTCAAATAAGCCCATTTTTATTAAGGGCTTATTTTATAAAGATTAAACTTTTACTTTTATACAGAAGTAAAAAAACTTATAAAAGCAAATAAACTTCCTATTAGTAGAAATGATTCACTCATTTATATTCTCCAAATTTTAAATATTTCAAATAATATCAATAAAATTTAAAAATATCTAAAAAAATTGCAATTTGTAATATTTTTTGTCTTATTATATTTTTATAAGCGAAATAATATAAAGAAAAATAATCTAAAAATAGTGTAAAAAAGTAACAAATTTAAATAAAACTGAAATAGCCATTCACTTATGTGTTTTTGGAACAAATTAAACTAGAAAAGTGCCTTAAAATGGTAAATATTTTTTTACATTTTT
Above is a genomic segment from Aliarcobacter cryaerophilus containing:
- a CDS encoding YciI family protein → MQFLIIAYDYDDAFERRMQSREQHIINTKKMMESGNIVSAGALIEDDKMVGSSLFVDFDTDEELDLWLEDEPYVVNRVWNMDEIQIVPVKLLPKN
- a CDS encoding SRPBCC family protein; translation: METFEKTTLIDCSAKELFDFHLDTNNIKLITPKHTKVELLDYEDSTYEGKIVKLKTTRAFICMNWIIKIEKLKYPNLLVDVALKSPFSYWEHSHIFTQKGNLCELKDSIKFKLPFGIFGKLILPFIKKDIKNMFEYRHIQTKKYFSKKD
- a CDS encoding glutathione peroxidase, which encodes MSIYDIEVKDIDGKVFTMKKYENRVMLIVNVASKCGFTNQYEGLEELHKKYFDKGLSVLGFPCNQFLSQEPGTEDEIKEFCSLTYGVEFEMFSKIDVNGENAHPLYKFLKESSKGVLGTEAIKWNFTKFLVDKNGKVVKRYAPSTKPSEIENDILNLL